The genomic stretch GATCagaaggagaaaactatcctaTTTCATTTGTGCCATGTAAATCAACGAGGTCTCGTCTTGAAACCCTCCATAGCAGAGAggaaaatatgcacttgaagcTGAATAGATATTTTGTCAAACGAACATACCACATTGGTAATGGCATCAAAAGTGTTATCTTCAAACGGGAGCTTAGGATTGACATTCAAATCTTGCACGACGTATTCTGTTAGTACCTGCAGAGTTGACAAATGGAAGTGATAACTCTCTTTATCTTATGAAAAAGATATTCCAGGGATAAATCTTTCAAACAATACTCATAAACAACAAAAGTTTAAACAACATTACTAGCCAGAAAAGAAACAGCGCCCATTTCAAAAATTAAGTATAATCTTACTGGATTTCGCTTTAGCTCATCTTCATTCATGCCCATTCCAACTATTTTTTCTTGCTTATACCCTGCAGGGGTAGTGACTGACCTAGATAAAACGAAAGAACCGGAACAGGTTGAGATCAAATGAGTGTTTTAACGAAGACAATCTCCAAGcgagaaaaacaaaaatcttaCCCAACTGCTACAAATATCAAGGATGGCTACTCCTGGGGTATTAGCAGGAGGCAAAGCCTCTGAGTAATATCTAGTAAGTGCAGCAATGGCAGGATCATCAATGTGTGTCACAAAACGTGGCGTTTCATAGAATAACGAATCCGATGACCTGGAAGTTTCAATTTAACCCAACTAACATAATTACTTCTCCAAACTTCAGGGTGGTATTCTTAATCTAAAGTTGTAATCAAAGACATGGTTTTGAGGCACTGTTACTCAAACATTTCTGATCAATGGTTTTGTTTTAGACAAACTGacaaaaattgcattgcagatAAGAAATTTTGAGGGACTTTACTCATCAAATCTCTGGAAATCCTCTTCCTTGAAAGGGAATTGCTCAGGCCAATCCACATTCTTCAGCACCTATAAAGTAACAAGGTTAAAATCAATGCTTGAACAAATAGAAGATGGAACGGGACAATCCAGCCAAGTTAGTCAAGCTGATGACTTAAtaaccacaagattacaagttcaactctcaGCAACAATGGCCTATTagccttcttaatttgagccgGTAAACTACAAGCAATCTAGACTGATTTACCTTATTGTTGTGATTCTTTATCCGTTAGGGCGTGGGGTTTACCCAATGCAAATCAATTCTACCCTTTCAATCCTAAGGTGTAAGAAATAAGAGCTCCATTTACCTGCTCAATTGCGCCGTTCTGTCTAGCATAAGCCATGAAAGATTTCCCTCCAAGATTTCCAGCCATGAGCTGAGACCAAAACGACAACCCGGTTCCTAAAACCACCCTGCGAGTAGTCTTGTACCCAAAGACTCTTCTTTTCCCGACAACTACTCCTGATGCCCGAGGAACATGATTCTCAGAAGCGAAATTAACTGATATGGCAGTTGTCGCAGGTAAAGAAGGGTAAACGCCGCCCAAATCCGGTATCTTGCTTTGTAATCTGAGACCAAATCGGTTGgccattttcttatttttgaaaatatattcatatgGATTTTATGCCAACATTTCTTGTGTGCCGTTTTGGGTCATTTCATTTGTGGTGTGCGTTTACGTTACGTGGCAAAATCTTTGTCAAATTCACCTGCCTTGGCTGCCACCATAGATGAACCTATTGTCTGAGTGTATTACAAACTGAATTGATTGTCGTTTAGTGCAAATGTTTGAAAGAAAATATTGCGATAAAAAACGCAGAAACATTGATAGATCGACAAGACGATGGACAGCTGTGTGAAAAGGGAATCAATGAATGTGAGTAGTAGAACTAGAAAGATCGAGTAATAGTATTCATTCCCATCAAACATTGCAGAGCGACGTCggcattttgtttgtttattctAAACCTAGTTACCACACCCTCGCAGGAATAGTCCAATCCcagtgtatatatttttaaattaatgttttaGAATTTATCATATCATTCAACATCCTACATATATcaagattttcaaatttttcataaaaattaatatttgaaaaatacaTAACAATGATTTGTGGCAGGAATGTAGATTAACGGGTACAATAATAGTTTTAGAAAAAAGCAACACAAAACCCTATTAATTGAATACATGCTTTCTCTTGTTGTCTCACTTTCGCTAGAAATGAATTTTTGATTTGAATAGTCTCCTGGTCTGCTTCACTGCAATTTTAGTGCTTTAGTGCAGTGCACattcaaaaacaaaatcaaatcatcattcccaaaaagacaatgataatagGCATAATATTTTCATCtatgttgaatatatattgtaaattagtTATATCGTTTTATCAATGCCCAATGCGACGTcgccattttgtttttattctaaaataattctaacaatataaatattagaattaaaGTCTGTCCCACGAGGTCTTTTTAGTGttgtttatctttttttttattagctaATTGTtaccatggttgcagtaggcgctaggcgctagtcgggcggtagactagcgcatAGCACCTAAGCAGTACCTAGGCGgcgaactaaaaaaaatgcatatgtGTGAGTatatgtcatattatatatatatatatatatatatatatatatatatatcttacttctcttatttatataaataaataaacttaaatatatataaatataataaaaaattaacaaggctgaCTCGCTAGGGTTAACTTGActaactctgtcgagttgggcgagttaactcggccgagtCGATCGCCAATACGGCTCAATCGGCCGAGTTAAgcgctaggcggacgcctagagattaattcgcctcggtctaggggcgcctagcgcctaggtggaGAATTTTTGCAACCGTGATTGTTACACAATAGTGTGAATCTacctaatataatatacattctcAAATAATAACTTTGAGTTGACGGTTAAAAACATGAGattctaaaaattattaatgttctCAATCCTAGCATTACATTCCACCTTAAAGCATTtgacaagtttttttttttttttttgaatactactaactctattacaatgaagtatctgtccataactattttctcaaccaattgaagcacaagagtcagtattgcctccattgaagctcgaacccaccacctcgaacccaccacctcccgtataaagggaatgATTTGATttcactggaccacaaggtccttggcagcaTTTGACAAGTTAATAGTCTAATTAAACACCTGCACCTTGACCAGCAGTGATGAGTAGTAGAATGGCAAGATACTTGAAATTATATCCTTTATCAAATATGACAGTTTGAACgagattttgtattttatttgtatCACGTtgttgaattataaattatcaTTACCATCAATGAATTCTTAGCCTTTGGTCAAATTTTGATTGGTTCTACCAGCAACTTGGTATGACAAGTTACAAGTatcgttttatttatttttaacttttagttTTTAGTCTTCTTtatgtattcaaaaaatattcataaccaTCAACTCGAATTAAAATGGTTACTCATTATATaacatattgttattatttaattaaaaaaaatcatatgaaaATCATTAACTTGTGGCGAAGAaagataaatttattaaatatgcaTATGCTTTCAATCTAATCAATCCCATTggatgtcaaagaccttgtggtcaagtgtcatgaagtgattctcacaaatgggaggtcatgggcaTCTTAGTGCGGCGATATTGATTCGTTAAACTTAGTAAgttaagaaagtatatatggacagatactacatatAACATgatcaatagtactaaaaaaaaaaaggcaatccCACTGGACGGTTTAGAAGAAAAGTTTCTCCTAATATTGGAATTCAAGTATTCAATTCACGTTAACATAAAACTAATAGTATAATACACACACCATTTTTATGGTGTCATGTTGTActtcaattgtttttttaaaaacttattttaaattattttatttacattatttttaaatgagaATAAAAAATGTATGACAGCCTGGAAAATTTGTATGATATATTTCTATAATTAGAATTATGCTTCAGAAGGAGCCTAGAGGACAaggcaattattatttttccatcATTATTGGAGAAGTACAAGTACATTGTACtcctaataaaaaaaacattaaaatttgttTGATAAACCAATAAAATAAGAACTTTTaataatggcaaaaacttgtgacACCGTCTTaccatgagacgagtcgggtcggatcgggtcaagatgcaaatgtaacacttatatgcacaaatgtcatacttatatgctcagatgtaatactaatcaggaatacaatttttgttacttattagggtaaatgtaatacttttaagggaaaatacaatacttttacatttcaatttaaaagtattacatttttcttcaaaagtattatatttgcccttataagtgagagacacttatcaacattacttattatgaaaaatgtattactttttctcttataagtaacaaaaattgtatttttgattagtgttatatttgagcatataagtgtgagatttgcacatataagtatgacatttgcatggtgctttgacatgacccgacccgtctcacgaataaggatccgtgagatggtctcacacaagtgtgaccctttaataatatatgtgtaGGCATGGTCTTTTTGGAAAGATTAAAATTTGACAGTTGAAAGATAATAAGTGATTAACTTGGATCATGGATGATAACAGCTTGAAAGTCAAACGACCAagtgatcaatttaaaaatttagaattaaacGTGGCAAAACTTCTATACTACTCATATCGTATAAACTCTtttcaaattaatcaaaatactacttttaaaattgaagaaataaatcaaaatattactGCATTTTTCTATCATAACAAAAACAGTTAGATTCTTAGATCTAAccagatttttttaaaacatgtttaatcatttttctaattatatatatacagtatcTTTTATTATACTAGATAATATCCGATCCAATAAGGAATACCtattgaataaaaattattaaataatgtaacaGGAAAATTAAAAGTAGCTTCCTTTATGTCCAACCAACTCTATATATTCTCCAGTCCCTCCATGTATGCAACCTCCCTCCATTGCTCCAtcttcatttcatttcttcttctccttttcttgagaaattctcttcttcttcttaaatcttaatcactacaataatatattcataatcaCATCAATCTTTGATAGTTTGTGTGATAAGGCGAAAATGGATGAGCCCAGATTTGTGATCGAAGCAGCTGAGGCTGAGTCCATGGCCCAATCACTATCCCTCTCCTCCGTGCGCCACCTCCTCCCGGCCCTGGTGGGGCCGGCCCAGGCCCTAGCTCGGCCGCCAATCTCCAATTACCACGTGGCGGCCGTGGGATTGGGCTCCGACGGCCGCGTATTCGTCGGCGTCAACCTCGAGTTCCCCGGCCTCCCTCTCCACCACTCCGTCCACGCCGAGCAGTTCCTCGTGACGAGCCTCAAAGCCCACGGCTGTCCCCGCCTCGTCGCGCTCGCCGTCTCCGCCGCCCCCTGCGGCCACTGCCGCCAGTTCTTCCAAGAGCTCCGGAACTCATCCGAAATCCAAATCCTCGTCGCgtcccaaaacaaaaaaataatctcTGACGTCACTTTCAAACCCTTATCTCAATTCCTCCCTAATCAGTTCGGGCCCTATGATCTCCTCGACGACCAAACCCCTCTCCTCCTCGAGCCTCACCACAATGGCTTGTCGTTAACTGGCCCCATTTCCGATGATAATCGAGAGAATCGTCAAAATCTGAGTAATGGATTCTCCGATCATAACCTATGCAATGGGGTTATCAACAATTCTGTGTACAATTCAGCCCTTTTGAAGGCCGCGGCTATGGAGGCTGCCAATGAATCGCACGCGCCGTACACTAATTGCCCTTCAGGGGTGGCATTGATGGACTGTGAAGGGAAAGTGTACAAGGGCTCTTATGCTGAATCCGCGGCGTATAATCCGACACTGGGCCCATTTCAGGCGGCATTGATAGCCTTTGTGGCCGGAGGGGGAGGGGGTTATGACCAGATTGTGGCGGCGGCTCTGGTGGAGAAGGAAGAGGCAAAGGTGAAGCAAGAAGACACTGCCAGGCTGCTGTTGAAGGCTGTTTCCCCAAAGTGTGAACTCAAGGTGTTTCATTGCTCTTCTACTGCGAATTTCTGTAAAAAGGCTACAAATTGATGTGAGTTTGATTGCCACTAGCTTCCTCTGTTCAATGTTCTGGTATTCTAGACTTCACATTGTACAAGTACCAATCAGAATTGtgaatcaatgactaaaagaaacaaataaatcCAGTTTGTTCTTTGGGTTTCTCTTTGTTTGTCTTACATTCCACTAAATAATTGCATTTGCATGACCTTAATTATTGGTCTGGTAAATCATGTGAATCATTTCAACTGTCCTATGCAAATCAGTAGTGCAATTGGTTCTTGAGTGACAGATTGTGTGCAAAAACTCATGATTGAGACCATTGGGGGTTACACTCAATGTGGTGGTTCATGGTTGAGTTCTTTTTGGGCACCAATCTTCCCACCTAATGAATTACTGAGCCACCGTGATTTATCACCTTCACAAATTTTGTGGAACAACTGAGGTTAGGGATTTCGTCTTTTATAGGCAAGCTGACAGTACTGGCAAGTTTCCCATATTTAAGCTTGTGAATATCTAAACTTTTGTCCTATATTGACACTTATATATGGTGCATATTTTACCAGCTCAAGAATCTGGACAGGAGCTGAACAGAGAAATGTACTGCATAAGGCATATGGCCGACAAGAGGTAGATTGGGATTAAGCGGTTCAGAATTGAGTTGTCCTTAGTAAGAGAATAGGGTACACTTCATCAATTAGATTCTATGAATTGGAATAGCAATGGTGTTTTAAATTAGAGTCAACACCTAATTCATGAATATAAAATTCCCAGGGCCATGCATACTGGCTGTTGAACAAGGTATGGGAGAAAAGAAGCATGCTGttaatttgttgtttaattaaGATCTCTGCCATCTTCTGgatgaaccaaatttatattcagAATGAAAGGTACATTTATTGTGCATCCTTTTGTAGTTTATTGCCTGTAGAGTTGTAGTTGGCACATGCACTTTGGGTGATGTGGATTGGATAACTACTGCTACTTTGCCTATAAAGGCGAAATTTCCTTGCCTTCAAGGCTCTCACACTTCAGACTGACAGGATAATGAAGAGGTAAATCCATAGTGACTCAATGGCTCATTACAGTCCTCCATTAGGTGGGAGGACCAGTATCTGATGCCCACATGTGAATTGGATAACTATTGTTACTTTGCTCACAAAGGTGAAATTTCTTCGTTCCCAAGGCCCCACATCCTAGTCTAACATGATAATGGATGGGTAAATCATAATGATTTAGTTGCTCATTTCAGTGGCCCATTAGGTGGGAGGACCAGTGACTCGTGCCCACAAGAAGCTCACCACATTGGGCGTAACTCCTACACTGAGGTTGTCAAGGTTCGATCATGTGTTCCTTGCCCACAATCTACGACCCAAGAATCAACTGAGCTGTCCGTGTGGGCAACTATTGCTACTTTGTTATACTTGCTGgattcttcttttccttttcatttttggCATTTCTTCCTCCTGTTGTCTTCCATAGCTAACCTTTTTGAGTCAGAAAGGCAGAGGAAAAAAGCATAATCACCTTTCTTGATACAGCATTCATGCATTTCTGTGCTATAAATGGTCAAGGATGGAGCACTCTGAGATGGAACTCCAATTCTTATCAAGACTTTATAAAAGACAGTCCCATCATTTTTGCTTTTCTTGAGTTGCAGAAGCTGTTGTCTTATGAATCTCATGGACCACTAAAGCACTACTCCACCAATGCCCAGTGCTTTGCCCTATTACCTCTCTTTTAAGTTTATTACAATTTACACATGGCTGTTTAGGTTTGCCTTTACTTTGTGGCTCTTTTGAGTACTTTAATGTTTCATATGGCTAATAATTGCTCATTTGAggttaaactttaaataaattGTGGCTTGAGGGGCTTTATCTTTTCTGCATCCTGCTTTTCAGCTTTAGCCAATGTGTGTGAAGATATCTTTGAGCTTGTTTGGTGATTATCTCCTAAGCTTCTTTTATTAGCTGATTATAAAGTTGTTTGTACATATATGCttgataaaattaacaattCGTTATCAACATTTGAATATGTAGAACGGGAATCTCTGACTAGGGAAACCAGCAGTCACTACCCAAGggtgtgcattgggtaaatcTTGTCTTGTGAGCCTAGTCggtaaaggaccacaaggatGTAAACTAACCTAGATTTTCTATAGCTAATTGGCTTAAACCAAAAAAGTTtggattcgaactcgtgacctttaGTCAATTTGGCTAGGATTACTCTCACAACGTCTTTTTATATCATGTATACTACTTGTATTGCACCAAGTATTGTCAAtagggctgttagcgaacagagctttcgacaaactactcgtgttcgagctcggtaagcgttcgtttatgttcgtttattaaggtaaacgaacattaacaaacaaaatttagagctcggttaataaacgaacagagtatgaatagtggtaagctcgtttattaagtgttcgcgaacaagctcgtttgtgtttgtttggtagtgttcgtgaacaagcttaTTTGTGTTGGTTTAGTAGTGtgtttacaaacatatatatatatatatatatatatatatatatatatatatatatatatatatatatatatataattgttcgtgaaagtagattatttcttgttcacgaacaaattgtgttcacgAACAtctgcaggtgtttggttattaagtgttcacaaacgtgttcatgaacgtaaatgaacatgtttgtgaacgtgtttgttaacgtttgcgaatacgttcgtgaacgtgttcgctaacaaacacgttcattaacgtgttcgcgaacgttaacaaacgcttaacaaacgaacacgaatagggttttcaaaaatcttaacaaacgaacacgaacaccccaaaatccttaacaaacgaacacgaacaacctctgttcgtttatgttcggttcgttaacagccttAATCGTCAACCGTCAGTACTTGTCTCTACTCTCTACAATACACGGTGCAAAACGATAATATTGTGATATCATAGCTCATGAGTGATTTTGCGGGTTATAAATGACACCTTGGCACCTTAGAGAACCAATCACATAAAAATAGTTAATAAAATCGCGTCTAAATGCTAATGAATCTTAAAAGCAATGGAAGATACATGGAACTTCATGATAGACTTTGTATGCAATGTATTGATCCTACGGAACTTCCTCTGTTGCGTGCAATTCTCTCAACCTTCAATTAAAATAATCCATTAGCccttcaagatttttttttttttttttttttttttgcggtgTAGCTCAAGATTTTCACCGTCGAACACAGTGACTAATTCTCTCactgaattgtattttttttttgcggtGTAGCTCAAGATTTTCACCGTCGGACACCGTGACTAATTATCTCActgaattgtaaatttttttttttgcggtgTAGCTCAAGATTTTCATCGTCAAACACCGTGACTAATTCTCTCACTGAATTGTAATTTGTAAGTACCTATATTGGGTGGGACGGGTGACCTGAAAATTTAAGACTACTCCATATCCAAAGCCAAATATTAAACCATTGACCTTTGATTAGTCCCTTTCAATCAACTACAGGTCTACACCCGAGGTTCAAGATTCTTGATTTGACTCTACATGGTCCAATCTATGGTTGAAATTCAATTCCTTAACCCGAACCATCaacctaaataaataaataaatatatatattcttggcTACCTTTCTTTGAGGGCTATTTACTTaacctttttaatttgagtaaCTTTGGGTCCAATTGGTTAAGGGTATTTGGTGAAAGAAAGAGACATGGAATCTTGATGCATGATCTGTACACCATCTACAGGTTCTAAGTTTTAACCCTTCAATTTCATGCATTTTGTCCCTCCCACTGTCATTTCCTTATGCTGTCAAAGTGAGTTGCTTtcattgtttggtaaaattatttaAGGTCCCACCAAACTTTCACTTTCAGATCAGATCTCATCTTTCTTCCTCGCAACGTGTAGAATGTGTAAACTCGTGTTTTCGTGTTCACACTTTCAACGATCctcatttttttcaataaaaaaaattatatttttttttatggaatcTACAAATATTTGTACACTAGTATTAACAATGTGACATATCCATACCATTGCCCCTGATAAGATTCGACAAGAGTCCTCACCGGCCCTCGACTTGGAACCTTGGCGGAAGAATAAATTGCAATATCAACATCTCAGGCTGCTTGCTTGTACACCACAATGTGAAACCTTCTATCCTTGATAGGATTTAAAAACTGAtaactttgctttaaattgatCAATCAGTTGAATTGTGCCCAGGAGCTGATCTAATCGGTTTGCTCCATAGTAAGTTAAAATAGACAAATTCTGATACCAGTTTACCCTAGCAAAAGACAAAGGACTACCAGTGACTATGAAAggattttgtttaatttagtgCATGTAAATTATTACTGACACAAAAGAACAATAAACTACAGAAGAATAGACTAATTTGAACCATGTGCATCTCAAGTGAACTATACACTCAATGATTGATTCTATAatacagaaaataaaaaatgtgctCATATAATGTTCCTAATGCCTCATTACCCCTGAAAACATCACAAATAGGTAGGTTACCATTATGGTTTCAGATAGGGCGAAAACGCGCTGCAGAGATCATTGAACCAAGAAACTACGATGGGGAAGAAGATCCTGCCGCTACATCCTTGGCAGTCAAAAGCGTTTCGAGTTTGATATCTCCCAAACCTCTAGGAGGACCAATGCTGCAACGAGCCGTGTTGTGTAATTCAATAGCATCCTTAATTTTCTGGAACTGCAATTGGTTAAGCAAGACAAGTGGCCATTATCAACTTAGTATCATCAGAGACTATGAAGGTCACAACTAGAACAAGTGTTATCTTAGGTAGGTAAGATGTTGCTGTACAGGACAGTTCCACTTATGCGCACTCCATGCACAAAATAAGGAAGAAAATTAAGATGGCGCGATGATTGTTTTGTAGGgaaaattattttacattttctatttccatttttcttttttatgttCTCCAAATAGAAAGCAAAAAGTAGGCCAAAGTTGGAGAATTGAAATAAAGGGATAAAAGAGAAaggggaaaatggtcaaataggcctttgaattttacctaaaaagtcaattaggaaCTTAAACTTTTTAAGGTTGCACTGAACTTCAACATCTCATTTTGgtgcaatgaagcccaaaaacttTTTTAAGGTTGTGTTGGTTCGGCAATTGCCGGTCGTTTTTGTCGTCAAAACCCAAGTGACCTGTGATAGCAGGTCACTAACCAGTTTTTGGACTTCATTGCACCAAAATACAATGCTAAtgagtttaattgcaactttaaaaagtttaggagcctaattgacttcttaggcAATGTTCAAGGGCccatttgacccttttcccaaaaaGAAAATAGCTAAAGAGAAAAACACGGCTATTACCTGTGTTTCCCAAATTTATTAAAGAAAGTCAGAAAATTGGAAAATAGTTTTCCCTTTTCAGTTTAGAACAAGAAAAGAACTTGGATACAAActtcatttttctatttttgttttctgaTTTTCCGAAATTTTGGAAATATTCTAACTATTGTACAGGCATACAGGACTGTTCTAAATGAGGATAAAATGTTGGGGAAATATCTGTCTGAAGCCAAAGTTGCCTGTGGAGCTACTGGCACAGCCTCCTGTAGAGGATGGCGAGCAACCTCTTGATGAAGAAGGGAGGTTTCTCTTAGATGCCAAAATGGAACAATAGAAAAAGTTTCCACAAGTTCTGTCCCAAGTTATAACCACACATTTCCTACCAATTCAGGTCTAAGAGGGATTTTAAAGGTGCAAGCAAGCAACCAATTCACACCAGCAATAATGAAAGATAAACGAATTATGATTTTGAGATCTTTTACTTACTTTGGCAAGTGAGCAAGAGAAGGACTCCAGTTGTCCATCAGCTCCGCGATAGAAATGGAAATACGGGAGGACTTTTACATTCAAACTTTTGCACATAGGCTTGTTTTCATCAAAATTGACTTTTAGGAACAAAATTTCAGGGTGCTCCGTGGCAGTTCTACAAAGCTGACAAAAccaatatcaaattaaatgtcAAGAAACGCAATAAAACAAAACCATTGGACGTTGACTTGATACCCTTTTATGAACTTTACCAacataaattttaaagaaaGCAGTATAAGAAGTTCAATATTTGGCAGAGAGACAAAAGTTACCTTGGGAAATAACGCTCTACAAGAAGCACACCACGTTccataaaattcaacaataacTAGTGTATCTCCAGCTTGACTTAATGCATCCAACAATTCTTTTGTAGAATGAATATCAATCATGTTCGGCCCTGCATTTTTCTCCCACCACTTTGGAGCCTCAGTTTGATCAATGGTTGCGTGAACCTGAGCAATATGCAGAAAAAAGTCATAAGAAACAATGAAGATCATTGATCTTCAGCAAATACATAGATACGGAACATGCGTAAGTACTTCTCAGGAAATACATAGACATGAAACATGCATAGGTTAATGCATTTAGCATAAATCAAACACTCATTCGTTTCCCTAAAATCTGAGCCTGAGAGGTGACAACTTGTTGTTCAATCCATATAAcgaaaaattatataaatttcagACCTTTGCTTTACAGAAGTCAAATTTAAAGTGAGATTGAATGGCAAAGTTCATTAGAACTATGATATCAGTTTTACATAGTAGTATACTAATAGTAGGAACAAAACATTATCTAAAATACTTTTTCCCCCACAAAGATTTCATGCTTTATAAGAGTTACAGACCACCTAAAAGGGCAAGGGCATGCATACCAATCATAAGTAATGATTCTATAAGGCTATAAGGGCAAAATCCACACTGAAAAGATACCTCAGTCCATAGAACATTGAATCAAACAGGAAATTGAAGAACACCAACATACATAAGAAATCACCTGC from Ipomoea triloba cultivar NCNSP0323 chromosome 12, ASM357664v1 encodes the following:
- the LOC115998498 gene encoding LOW QUALITY PROTEIN: uncharacterized protein LOC115998498 (The sequence of the model RefSeq protein was modified relative to this genomic sequence to represent the inferred CDS: deleted 1 base in 1 codon) encodes the protein MANRFGLRLQSKIPDLGGVYPSLPATTAISVNFASENHVPRASGVVVGKRRVFGYKTTRRVVLGTGLSFWSQLMAGNLGGKSFMAYARQNGAIEQVLKNVDWPEQFPFKEEDFQRFDESSDSLFYETPRFVTHIDDPAIAALTRYYSEALPPANTPGVAILDICSSWVSHYPAGYKQEKIVGMGMNEDELKRNPVLTEYVVQDLNVNPKLPFEDNTFDAITNVVSVDYLTKPIDIFKEMSRVLKPGGVAIMSFSNRCFWTKAISIWTSTGDADHVLIVGSYFHYAGGFEPPEAVDISPNPGRSDPMYIVYSRKLATA
- the LOC115998122 gene encoding cytidine deaminase 1-like; translation: MDEPRFVIEAAEAESMAQSLSLSSVRHLLPALVGPAQALARPPISNYHVAAVGLGSDGRVFVGVNLEFPGLPLHHSVHAEQFLVTSLKAHGCPRLVALAVSAAPCGHCRQFFQELRNSSEIQILVASQNKKIISDVTFKPLSQFLPNQFGPYDLLDDQTPLLLEPHHNGLSLTGPISDDNRENRQNLSNGFSDHNLCNGVINNSVYNSALLKAAAMEAANESHAPYTNCPSGVALMDCEGKVYKGSYAESAAYNPTLGPFQAALIAFVAGGGGGYDQIVAAALVEKEEAKVKQEDTARLLLKAVSPKCELKVFHCSSTANFCKKATN
- the LOC115998226 gene encoding thioredoxin-like 2, chloroplastic; translated protein: MADALGFSFKTSFCSAARIAKSRLAFLSNRSFRKRVGFAADSPRASVDFVSRISFRPTKKVPSFKVHATIDQTEAPKWWEKNAGPNMIDIHSTKELLDALSQAGDTLVIVEFYGTWCASCRALFPKLCRTATEHPEILFLKVNFDENKPMCKSLNVKVLPYFHFYRGADGQLESFSCSLAKFQKIKDAIELHNTARCSIGPPRGLGDIKLETLLTAKDVAAGSSSPS